A region from the Neurospora crassa OR74A linkage group V, whole genome shotgun sequence genome encodes:
- the pcb-4 gene encoding proteasome component C11 — MEVLLGITGKDFTIIAASKAAMRGATILKASDDKTRSLNKHTLMAFSGEAGDTVQFAEYTQANAQLYSMRNGTDLSPSALANFVRGELATSLRSRKPYNVNLLLGGVDPITHKPSLYWLDYLASLAKVPYAAHGYAQYYCLSILDKHHHPDITLHQGIKLLNLCTDELKRRLPIDFKGMTVKAVTKDGIIDIEFDDDKVVKMA; from the exons AT GGAGGTTTTACTAGGCATCACGGGCAAGGACTTTACCATCATTGCGGCGTCCAAGGCCGCTATGCGGGGAGCGACCATCCTGAAGGCATCCGACGACAAGACAAGGTCGCTGAACAAGCACACACTGATGGCATTCTCCGGTGAAGCTGGCGACACAG TGCAGTTCGCCGAGTACACCCAAGCCAACGCCCAGCTCTACTCCATGCGCAACGGGACCGACCTTTCCCCTTCTGCCCTTGCCAACTTTGTCCGCGGCGAGCTTGCGACGAGCTTGCGCTCCCGCAAACCCTACAACGTAAACCTCCTTCTCGGAGGTGTCGACCCTATCACCCACAAGCCCAGCCTCTACTGGCTCGACTACCTTGCGTCGTTGGCGAAGGTCCCCTATGCCGCCCACGGCTACGCACA ATACTACTGCCTCTCGATTCTCGacaagcaccaccacccagaCATCACCCTCCACCAGGGTATCAAGCTTCTCAACCTGTGCACCGACGAGCTCAAGAGGAGGTTACCCATAGACTTCAAGGGCATGACGGTCAAGGCGGTAACGAAGGACGGCATCATCGATATCGAgttcgacgacgacaaggtGGTTAAGATGGCTTGA
- a CDS encoding rRNA processing protein RRP9 encodes MSSFFTAPAGEKKRKRASANEAPQKRVATGKSTAKSSSVRGPAAKSRPAAPKKAVERDESISGSDIDSDDGDHIEREDGSEGEEESDHEGETAAEKRLRLAQRYLDKARQEVELEDEYAFDAEQIDRDLLAERLQEDVAEAKGKVYRQLASKLDFDKAAHTQFRWNSGTVTSVSVCAPYAYTTTKDGYLTKWKLQDLPKNQWPQTTKKKPKKPPAPPKKKPERVCFNRANPIKAKDKTYQGHTNAAILTVRASADGKFVVTGGADKRMVVHDAETLKPLRAFTQHRDAVTSLAFRRGTNQIFSASKDRTVKVWSLDELAYVETLFGHQDEIPDIDALAGERCVSVGARDRTARYWKVPEESQLVFRGGVSEKKSHKNRDQAVNHDGTMDQVAMIDDELFVTGDSAGTLSLWGINRKKALFTQPCAHGIDPPLKPTEVSADANPDESVVPTPQPRAITALRTIPYSDVILSGSWDGFVRVWRLSEDKKKILPVGVLGSSTALQQLDQAEAQKQKEEAKQKAKAEKEPATASSGEEQADDEASVDGSQDKKKKQESGLIRGIINDIAIFERGNRGRDGICIVVATGKEMRLGRWKYMKEGRNGATIFEVPKVARRAGAKGEESDEEEEEEE; translated from the coding sequence ATGTCGTCCTTTTTCACAGCACCCGctggggaaaagaagaggaagcgtGCCTCTGCCAACGAAGCCCCCCAGAAGCGAGTTGCGACTGGCAAATCGACTGCCAAGTCATCGTCGGTCAGAGGCCCTGCCGCCAAATCACGTCCCGCAGCCCCCAAGAAAGCCGTTGAGCGCGACGAGTCGATATCCGGCAGCGACATTGACAGTGACGATGGCGACCACATTGAGAGAGAGGACGGGtcggaaggagaagaggagtcGGACCACGAAGGAGAGACGGCGGCTGAGAAGCGGTTAAGATTGGCACAGCGATATCTGGACAAGGCACGACAAGAGGTGGAACTGGAGGACGAGTATGCCTTTGACGCCGAGCAGATTGACCGTGATTTGCTGGCCGAGCGTCTTCAGGAGGATGTGGCCgaggccaagggcaaggttTACCGCCAGTTGGCTTCCAAGCTCGACTTTGACAAGGCCGCACACACACAGTTTCGATGGAATTCAGGAACGGTAACATCAGTCTCGGTTTGCGCGCCGTACGCTTACACCACCACGAAAGACGGCTACCTtaccaagtggaagctacAAGACCTACCCAAGAACCAGTGGCCACAGacgaccaagaagaagccaaaGAAGCCGCCTGCGCCGCCCAAGAAGAAACCCGAGAGAGTGTGCTTCAACAGGGCGAACCCGATCAAGGCAAAGGACAAGACATACCAGGGACACACCAACGCGGCCATCCTGACGGTCAGGGCCTCTGCCGACGGCAAGTTTGTTGTCACCGGCGGCGCCGACAAGCGAATGGTCGTCCATGACGCCGAGACCCTCAAGCCCCTCCGGGCCTTCACCCAGCACCGCGACGCCGTTACCTCGCTCGCCTTCCGCCGCGGCACTAACCAAATATTTTCTGCCTCCAAGGACCGGACAGTAAAAGTCTGGTCGCTCGACGAGCTCGCCTACGTTGAAACACTCTTCGGCCACCAGGATGAGATCCCCGACATCGACGCTCTGGCCGGCGAGCGCTGCGTGTCCGTTGGCGCGCGCGACCGGACCGCCCGCTACTGGAAGGTTCCCGAGGAGTCGCAGCTCGTGTTCCGCGGCGGCGTGTCGGAGAAGAAATCCCATAAGAACCGGGACCAGGCGGTGAACCACGATGGCACCATGGACCAGGTGGCCATGATCGACGACGAGCTCTTTGTGACTGGCGACTCGGCCGGCACGCTCTCGCTGTGGGGCATCAACCGCAAGAAGGCGCTGTTCACGCAGCCGTGTGCGCACGGCATCGACCCGCCGCTCAAGCCGACCGAGGTGTCTGCCGACGCGAATCCGGACGAGAGCGTGGTGCCCACCCCGCAGCCCCGCGCCATCACCGCCCTCCGCACCATCCCGTACTCGGACGTCATTCTCTCGGGCTCCTGGGACGGCTTCGTGCGCGTGTGGCGCCTGagcgaggacaagaagaagattttGCCTGTTGGCGTGCTCGGTTCCAGCACGGCGCTGCAGCAGCTTGACCAGGCCGAGGcccagaagcagaaggaggaagcaAAGCAGAAGGCAAAGGCGGAGAAGGAACCTGCAACCGCAAGCAGTGGGGAGGAGCAAGCGGACGACGAGGCCTCGGTGGATGGGTCGcaagacaagaagaagaagcaagagaGCGGGCTGATTAGGGGTATCATCAATGACATTGCCATCTTCGAGCGCGGCAACCGCGGTCGCGACGGCATCTGCATCGTGGTCGCCACAGGCAAGGAGATGAGGCTGGGAAGGTGGAAGTacatgaaggaaggaagaaacgGCGCTACTATCTTCGAGGTGCCCAAGGTTGCTAGGCGAGCGGGGGctaagggggaggagagcgatgaggaggaagaagaggaggaatag